The following proteins come from a genomic window of Aequorivita marisscotiae:
- a CDS encoding KpsF/GutQ family sugar-phosphate isomerase, translated as MNKQNRIISVAQNTIETESKAIANLAHLVNEEFAGAVECIYNSKGRVIITGIGKSAIIATKIVATLNSTGTPAIFMHAADAIHGDLGTVQETDTVICISKSGNTPEIKVLVPLIKAIENKLIAITGNRESFLGQQADFVLNAFVEKEACPNNLAPTTSTTAQLVIGDALAMCLLDLRGFSSKDFAKFHPGGSLGKKLYLRVSNLTSLNEKPQVAPDTDLKKVIIEISEKMLGVTAVVENNTIVGIITDGDLRRMLTKTNNFTGLTAKDIMTHNPKKIANNAMAVEAMEMMDKYGITQILAEDKGRYSGVVHIHNLTKEGII; from the coding sequence TTGAACAAGCAAAACAGAATCATTTCCGTAGCCCAAAATACCATAGAAACTGAGAGTAAAGCCATTGCGAATTTGGCGCATTTAGTGAACGAAGAATTTGCAGGGGCAGTAGAATGCATTTACAACTCCAAAGGGCGGGTAATTATTACCGGAATCGGCAAAAGCGCTATTATAGCCACTAAAATAGTAGCAACTTTAAACTCTACGGGCACGCCTGCTATCTTTATGCATGCGGCAGACGCCATCCACGGAGACTTAGGTACAGTGCAAGAAACCGATACCGTAATATGTATTTCTAAAAGTGGAAATACCCCCGAAATAAAAGTACTCGTACCTTTAATTAAAGCCATTGAAAATAAACTAATAGCCATAACTGGTAATAGGGAATCGTTTTTAGGGCAGCAAGCAGATTTTGTATTAAATGCCTTTGTTGAAAAAGAAGCGTGCCCAAACAATCTGGCACCTACAACCAGTACTACGGCACAACTTGTAATTGGCGATGCCCTGGCTATGTGCTTGTTGGATCTTCGCGGTTTTTCGAGTAAGGATTTTGCTAAATTCCATCCCGGAGGCTCCTTGGGAAAAAAATTATACCTGCGGGTAAGCAATCTTACTTCGCTAAACGAAAAGCCACAAGTAGCTCCAGACACCGACCTAAAAAAGGTTATTATTGAAATTTCTGAAAAAATGCTCGGCGTAACCGCAGTGGTGGAAAATAATACTATTGTAGGAATAATTACCGATGGCGACTTGCGACGTATGTTAACCAAAACCAATAACTTTACAGGATTAACCGCCAAGGATATTATGACCCATAACCCCAAGAAAATAGCGAATAATGCTATGGCAGTTGAAGCTATGGAAATGATGGACAAATACGGCATCACTCAAATTCTCGCAGAAGACAAAGGCAGGTATAGCGGGGTAGTACACATTCATAATCTTACCAAAGAGGGCATTATATAA
- the tatC gene encoding twin-arginine translocase subunit TatC produces the protein MKKIGSPEKEMSFLDHLEELRWHLIRSTAAVMILAVLAFIFKDFVFNTLIFGPKQPDFPTYRMFCNISQAMGLDTFCFQEMPFRIQSRTMAGQFSAHMWTSIYAGIIVAFPYILYEFWKFISPGLKEKERKTSRGFIFIASLLFFIGVLFGYYLITPLSINFLGNYQVSKEVFNDFDLDSYISLVRTSVLACGIVFELPIIMYILTKIGLITPEILRKNRKFALIIVLILSAIITPPDIVSQIIVAIPIIILYEVSIYISKIVIRNQKREENRRKRKD, from the coding sequence ATGAAGAAAATTGGTTCCCCAGAAAAAGAAATGTCCTTTTTAGATCACTTAGAGGAACTGCGTTGGCACCTTATTCGTTCAACGGCAGCAGTTATGATTCTGGCGGTATTGGCCTTTATTTTTAAAGATTTTGTTTTTAACACCCTTATCTTCGGACCCAAGCAACCCGATTTTCCTACCTATAGAATGTTTTGCAACATTTCGCAAGCCATGGGTTTAGACACCTTTTGCTTTCAGGAAATGCCTTTTAGAATTCAGAGTAGAACTATGGCCGGACAGTTTTCGGCGCATATGTGGACATCCATTTACGCGGGAATTATCGTAGCTTTTCCATATATTTTATACGAATTTTGGAAGTTTATAAGCCCCGGACTTAAAGAGAAAGAACGCAAAACCAGTCGCGGCTTTATTTTTATAGCCTCCCTCCTATTCTTTATTGGAGTTCTATTTGGATATTACCTAATTACCCCGCTTTCAATTAACTTTTTGGGAAATTATCAAGTGAGCAAAGAGGTTTTTAACGATTTTGATTTAGACAGTTATATTTCACTGGTTCGCACCTCGGTATTGGCCTGCGGCATTGTTTTTGAACTGCCCATCATTATGTATATTCTTACAAAAATTGGCTTGATAACGCCCGAAATACTTCGGAAGAACCGCAAATTCGCCTTAATAATTGTTTTAATTCTTTCGGCTATAATTACACCTCCAGACATTGTAAGTCAGATAATTGTAGCTATTCCTATAATTATATTA